One Paroedura picta isolate Pp20150507F chromosome 3, Ppicta_v3.0, whole genome shotgun sequence genomic window carries:
- the LOC143833967 gene encoding uncharacterized protein LOC143833967 isoform X1, translating into MEESSADPDAAGEIVSAVRPEEMAGQLGWRAWRKEPSKRPHQRLETQWQDFLRQLNSPQTSRGKEPGPWDDTKAFLASFEHVAEACQWPRDEWVARLLPALSGEAQEAFESLETKDREDYGKVKAAILRREAKNTEALRQHFRQFRSREVEDPRGIYSQLQELCCRWLRPEKNSKEQILELLILEQFLSILPPELQSWIRASSPENGTEAAALAEDFLRSQKGAEAEKWQGPLKEECVDVEAHALQRPICKETEPGNEEAMGLLGKESEGSHLSHSSCPPEEQETDRTRPTEGGPSCFPPQTDFKMADVSSLRLAEQTPVQAGQRNTFWQVLQEDGGNINSLGDGRRRWIKKEHDIPVETGPEETVGTLGGDAPWRTPEIYPERCESKGLRQEVEPVTEENEGKEHSGGLTHATGEIPAEDAVEKKALFSKYRRKYRHKPGALRGRAREGVGGGPTIGVDTQRKDSPEPHLRIQADEKRYEPSEGTKADHVTGGQSNPQGERTCECPECRESPGGQKSSKSHRADPVAERPFECSQCGKSYRQRVTLLKHRKIHTGEKPHECPVCGKVFAVKLALTRHQRIHTDEKPFQCPHCEKIFRHQQTLKKHLALHARERRHDCPLCGEDFPSRDTLWRHQSVHAGERPHACPQCAKRFQSKFHLMRHQRIHTGEKPFQCTQCSKAFRQQDHLRVHQRIHTGEKLFECPDCGMHFSHRNKLIGHQETHRGQQLYLCPECGKSFSQKASLTKHRSSHVGY; encoded by the exons ATGGAGGAAAGCTCTGCTGATCCGGACGCAGCGGGAGAAATCGTCAGCGCAGTTCGGCCTGAAGAGATGGCAGGGCAGCTTGGATGGAGAGCATGGAGAAAAGAGCCCAGCAAGAGGCCACACCAGCGCTTGGAAACCCAATGGCAGGACTTCCTGAGGCAACTGAATTCCCCTCAAACGAGCAGGGGGAAAGAGCCGGGTCCCTGGGATGACaccaaggccttcctggcctccttcgaGCACGTGGCCGAGGCCTGCCAGTGGCCCAGGGACGAGTGGGTGGCCCGGCTCCTGCCAGCACTGAGTGGAGAAGCCCAGGAGGCCTTCGAAAGCCTGGAGACCAAAGACAGAGAGGATTATGGGAAAGTGAAGGCGGCCATCTTGCGCCGGGAAGCCAAAAACACGGAAGCCCTGCGCCAGCACTTCCGGCAGTTCCGCTCCCGGGAGGTGGAAGACCCACGGGGGATATACAGCCAGCTGCAGGAGCTTTGCTGCCGGTGGCTGAGGCCGGAGAAGAACTcgaaggagcagatcctggagctgctGATCCTGGAGCAATTCCTGAGCATCCTGCCgccagagctgcagagctggatcAGAGCCAGCAGTCCCGAGAAtggcaccgaagctgcagccctGGCAGAGGATTTCTTGCGGAGCCAGAAAGGGGCTGAGGCAGAGAAATGGCAG GGGCCCTTGAAGGAGGAATGCGTGGATGTGGAGGCACATGCTCTGCAGCGACCGATTTGCAAAGAGACAGAGCCGGGCAATGAAGAGGCGATGGGATTGCTGG GCAAAGAGTCTGAAGGCTCACACCTCTCCCATTCCTCATGTCCTCCAGAAGAACAGGAAACAGACAGGACTAGGCCCACTGAG GGGGGGCCTTCTTGTTTCCCGCCACAGACGGACTTCAAGATGGCGGACGTATCTTCTCTGCGCTTGGCTGAACAGACTCCGGTCCAGGCAGGACAAAGGAACACGTTCTGGCAAGTCTTACAGGAGGATGGCGGGAATATAAATTCTTTGG GTGATGGGAGGCGACGTTGGATCAAGAAGGAGCACGACATCCCCGTCGAGACGGGGCCGGAGGAAACAGTCGGGACCCTGGGAGGAGACGCCCCGTGGAGAACGCCTGAAATCTACCCAGAGAGATGTGAGTCCAAAGGTCTgcggcaggaggtggagccagtgacGGAAGAGAACGAAGGCAAGGAGCACTCTGGAGGTCTCACGCACGCCACTGGCGAGATTCCTGCAGAAGACGCGGTGGAGAAAAAGGCCCTGTTCTCGAAGTACAGGAGAAAATACCGCCACAAACCCGGAGCTCTTAGGGGACGTGCCAGAGAGGGCGTTGGCGGAGGTCCCACCATCGGCGTAGATACTCAGCGGAAAGACAGTCCCGAGCCCCATCTAAGAATCCAGGCCGATGAGAAGCGATACGAACCTTCCGAGGGGACGAAAGCCGATCACGTGACCGGTGGTCAGAGCAACCCCCAGGGGGAGAGAACCTGCGAATGCCCCGAGTGTAGGGAAAGCCCCGGTGGCCAAAAGTCGTCGAAGAGCCACCGAGCCGACCCCGTGGCGGAGAGGCCGTTCGAATGCTCCCAGTGCGGGAAAAGCTACCGTCAGCGAGTGACGCTGCTCAAGCACCGGAagatccacacgggcgagaagccgcACGAATGCCCCGTGTGCGGGAAGGTCTTCGCCGTGAAACTGGCCTTGACGAggcaccagaggatccacaccgACGAGAAGCCCTTCCAGTGTCCCCACTGCGAGAAGATATTCCGGCACCAGCAAACGCTGAAGAAGCACCTGGCCCTTCACGCCCGGGAGAGACGGCACGACTGCCCCCTGTGCGGGGAGGACTTCCCTTCGAGAGACACGCTCTGGAGGCACCAGAGCGTGCACGCCGGGGAGCGGCCGCACGCATGCCCTCAGTGCGCCAAGCGCTTCCAAAGCAAATTCCACCTGATGAGGCACCAGcgcatccacaccggggagaaacccttccagtgcacTCAGTGCTCGAAGGCGTTCCGGCAGCAGGACCACCTGAGGGtccaccagaggatccacacaggggagaagctctTTGAATGCCCGGATTGCGGGATGCACTTTTCCCACAGAAATAAGCTGATCGGTCACCAGGAAACCCACCGAGGGCAGCAGCTCTATCTGTGccccgagtgcgggaagagctttagCCAGAAAGCCAGCCTGACTAAGCATcgcagcagccatgttggataCTAG
- the LOC143833967 gene encoding uncharacterized protein LOC143833967 isoform X2 has protein sequence MEESSADPDAAGEIVSAVRPEEMAGQLGWRAWRKEPSKRPHQRLETQWQDFLRQLNSPQTSRGKEPGPWDDTKAFLASFEHVAEACQWPRDEWVARLLPALSGEAQEAFESLETKDREDYGKVKAAILRREAKNTEALRQHFRQFRSREVEDPRGIYSQLQELCCRWLRPEKNSKEQILELLILEQFLSILPPELQSWIRASSPENGTEAAALAEDFLRSQKGAEAEKWQGPLKEECVDVEAHALQRPICKETEPGNEEAMGLLGKESEGSHLSHSSCPPEEQETDRTRPTETDFKMADVSSLRLAEQTPVQAGQRNTFWQVLQEDGGNINSLGDGRRRWIKKEHDIPVETGPEETVGTLGGDAPWRTPEIYPERCESKGLRQEVEPVTEENEGKEHSGGLTHATGEIPAEDAVEKKALFSKYRRKYRHKPGALRGRAREGVGGGPTIGVDTQRKDSPEPHLRIQADEKRYEPSEGTKADHVTGGQSNPQGERTCECPECRESPGGQKSSKSHRADPVAERPFECSQCGKSYRQRVTLLKHRKIHTGEKPHECPVCGKVFAVKLALTRHQRIHTDEKPFQCPHCEKIFRHQQTLKKHLALHARERRHDCPLCGEDFPSRDTLWRHQSVHAGERPHACPQCAKRFQSKFHLMRHQRIHTGEKPFQCTQCSKAFRQQDHLRVHQRIHTGEKLFECPDCGMHFSHRNKLIGHQETHRGQQLYLCPECGKSFSQKASLTKHRSSHVGY, from the exons ATGGAGGAAAGCTCTGCTGATCCGGACGCAGCGGGAGAAATCGTCAGCGCAGTTCGGCCTGAAGAGATGGCAGGGCAGCTTGGATGGAGAGCATGGAGAAAAGAGCCCAGCAAGAGGCCACACCAGCGCTTGGAAACCCAATGGCAGGACTTCCTGAGGCAACTGAATTCCCCTCAAACGAGCAGGGGGAAAGAGCCGGGTCCCTGGGATGACaccaaggccttcctggcctccttcgaGCACGTGGCCGAGGCCTGCCAGTGGCCCAGGGACGAGTGGGTGGCCCGGCTCCTGCCAGCACTGAGTGGAGAAGCCCAGGAGGCCTTCGAAAGCCTGGAGACCAAAGACAGAGAGGATTATGGGAAAGTGAAGGCGGCCATCTTGCGCCGGGAAGCCAAAAACACGGAAGCCCTGCGCCAGCACTTCCGGCAGTTCCGCTCCCGGGAGGTGGAAGACCCACGGGGGATATACAGCCAGCTGCAGGAGCTTTGCTGCCGGTGGCTGAGGCCGGAGAAGAACTcgaaggagcagatcctggagctgctGATCCTGGAGCAATTCCTGAGCATCCTGCCgccagagctgcagagctggatcAGAGCCAGCAGTCCCGAGAAtggcaccgaagctgcagccctGGCAGAGGATTTCTTGCGGAGCCAGAAAGGGGCTGAGGCAGAGAAATGGCAG GGGCCCTTGAAGGAGGAATGCGTGGATGTGGAGGCACATGCTCTGCAGCGACCGATTTGCAAAGAGACAGAGCCGGGCAATGAAGAGGCGATGGGATTGCTGG GCAAAGAGTCTGAAGGCTCACACCTCTCCCATTCCTCATGTCCTCCAGAAGAACAGGAAACAGACAGGACTAGGCCCACTGAG ACGGACTTCAAGATGGCGGACGTATCTTCTCTGCGCTTGGCTGAACAGACTCCGGTCCAGGCAGGACAAAGGAACACGTTCTGGCAAGTCTTACAGGAGGATGGCGGGAATATAAATTCTTTGG GTGATGGGAGGCGACGTTGGATCAAGAAGGAGCACGACATCCCCGTCGAGACGGGGCCGGAGGAAACAGTCGGGACCCTGGGAGGAGACGCCCCGTGGAGAACGCCTGAAATCTACCCAGAGAGATGTGAGTCCAAAGGTCTgcggcaggaggtggagccagtgacGGAAGAGAACGAAGGCAAGGAGCACTCTGGAGGTCTCACGCACGCCACTGGCGAGATTCCTGCAGAAGACGCGGTGGAGAAAAAGGCCCTGTTCTCGAAGTACAGGAGAAAATACCGCCACAAACCCGGAGCTCTTAGGGGACGTGCCAGAGAGGGCGTTGGCGGAGGTCCCACCATCGGCGTAGATACTCAGCGGAAAGACAGTCCCGAGCCCCATCTAAGAATCCAGGCCGATGAGAAGCGATACGAACCTTCCGAGGGGACGAAAGCCGATCACGTGACCGGTGGTCAGAGCAACCCCCAGGGGGAGAGAACCTGCGAATGCCCCGAGTGTAGGGAAAGCCCCGGTGGCCAAAAGTCGTCGAAGAGCCACCGAGCCGACCCCGTGGCGGAGAGGCCGTTCGAATGCTCCCAGTGCGGGAAAAGCTACCGTCAGCGAGTGACGCTGCTCAAGCACCGGAagatccacacgggcgagaagccgcACGAATGCCCCGTGTGCGGGAAGGTCTTCGCCGTGAAACTGGCCTTGACGAggcaccagaggatccacaccgACGAGAAGCCCTTCCAGTGTCCCCACTGCGAGAAGATATTCCGGCACCAGCAAACGCTGAAGAAGCACCTGGCCCTTCACGCCCGGGAGAGACGGCACGACTGCCCCCTGTGCGGGGAGGACTTCCCTTCGAGAGACACGCTCTGGAGGCACCAGAGCGTGCACGCCGGGGAGCGGCCGCACGCATGCCCTCAGTGCGCCAAGCGCTTCCAAAGCAAATTCCACCTGATGAGGCACCAGcgcatccacaccggggagaaacccttccagtgcacTCAGTGCTCGAAGGCGTTCCGGCAGCAGGACCACCTGAGGGtccaccagaggatccacacaggggagaagctctTTGAATGCCCGGATTGCGGGATGCACTTTTCCCACAGAAATAAGCTGATCGGTCACCAGGAAACCCACCGAGGGCAGCAGCTCTATCTGTGccccgagtgcgggaagagctttagCCAGAAAGCCAGCCTGACTAAGCATcgcagcagccatgttggataCTAG
- the LOC143834035 gene encoding uncharacterized protein LOC143834035, with protein MMEQNFAGREEGKAGEVERPGWRAWQESREEPGEGQFGEAKFLKGLDSPQESWQKEPGPWEDAKAFLASFEHVAEACQWPREEWAARLLPALKGEAQEALRSLEARDREDYGKVKAAILRREANRMEALRQHFRQFRSREVEDPRRIYGQLQELCCRWLRPERHSKEQILELLILEQFLSILPPELQSWIRAGSPENCTQAAALVDDFLMSQQKVAETRTWQASETLEATGGTLQRTEQHLNQDRGQRPMIWQVLPDTGGERDSSGKGALLVPGDDLPFHLGKKEDTSLWFSEEREQLSDQSLGDAQGSQFTVEHPSYGRDKPEKNQGDVQGTDEIQVELCESPREWRKELRWGQTESQGLSGGLGAVCGQTHSKCRRKGKHLFSRYGRRYHLTSRLVTELTRGDWNERATSEEDSDLDVHRGSSEGEKFYQSPVGQIFPEGATLLRNPGGHVGEEERRRPESEESFTLKTLMRHLEIQRGQLGYVCPLCGRTIKTKRDTLRHMRTHTGEKPFKCPKCAKRFSRKDNLSNHRRNHENKRPFKCPQCKKGFFRRCSMLKHQRSHK; from the exons ATGATGGAGCAAAACTttgcaggaagggaagaaggaaaagcagGAGAGGTGGAACGGCCTGGATGGAGAGCATGGCAAGAAAGCAGAGAGGAACCGGGAGAGGGGCAGTTTGGGGAAGCCAAGTTCCTGAAGGGTCTGGATTCCCCTCAGGAGAGCTGGCAGAAGGAGCCTGGACCCTGGGAGGACgccaaggccttcctggcctcctttgaGCACGTGGCCGAGGCCTGCCAGTGGCCCAGGGAAGAGTGGGCGGCCCGGCTCCTGCCGGCACTGAAAGGAGAAGCCCAGGAGGCCTTAAGAAGCCTGGAggccagagacagagaggatTATGGGAAAGTGAAGGCGGCCATCTTGCGCCGGGAAGCCAACCGCATGGAAGCCCTGCGCCAGCACTTCCGGCAGTTCCGCTCCCGGGAGGTGGAAGACCCGCGGCGGATTTATGGCCAGCTGCAGGAGCTTTGCTGCCGGTGGCTGAGGCCGGAGAGGCACTcgaaggagcagatcctggagctgctGATCCTGGAGCAATTCCTGAGCATCCTGCCGCCGGAACTGCAGAGCTGGATCAGGGCCGGCAGCCCTGAAAACTGCACCCAAGCCGCGGCCCTGGTGGACGACTTCCTCATGAGCCAGCAAAAGGTGGCCGAAACCAGGACATGGCAG GCCTCGGAGACGCTTGAGGCGACAGGCGGGACTCTGCAGAGGACGGAGCAGCATCTGAACCAGGACCGAGGCCAAAGGCCCATGATCTGGCAAGTCCTGCCAGACACTGGGGGAGAAAGAGACTCTTCAGGCAAAG GGGCACTTTTGGTTCCTGGAGATGACCTTCCTTTCCACCTAGGGAAAAAAGAAGACACATCACTCTGGTTTTCAGAAGAAAGAGAGCAACTCTCAGACCAAAGTTTGG GTGATGCGCAAGGGAGCCAGTTCACAGTGGAGCATCCTTCCTATGGGAGAGACAAGCCTGAGAAGAACCAAGGGGACGTGCAGGGGACAGATGAGATTCAAGTGGAACTCTGCGAGTCCCCAAGAGAATGGAGGAAGGAACTCCGCTGGGGCCAAACTGAATCCCAGGGGCTTTCAGGCGGTCTCGGGGCTGTCTGTGGCCAAACCCACTCCAAGTGCCgaaggaagggaaagcatttATTCTCCAGATACGGCCGAAGGTACCACCTGACGTCACGCCTCGTTACGGAACTGACCAGAGGGGACTGGAACGAACGGGCCACATCCGAAGAAGACTCGGACCTTGACGTACATCGGGGAAGCTCTGAGGGAGAGAAATTCTACCAAAGTCCAGTCGGGCAGATTTTCCCCGAGGGAGCGACTCTCCTGAGGAATCCGGGCGGTCACGTCGGGGAGGAAGAGCGCCGTCGCCCCGAGAGTGAGGAAAGCTTCACCCTGAAGACGCTGATGAGGCATCTGGAGATCCAGCGTGGGCAGCTGGGTTACGTGTGCCCCCTGTGTGGGAGGACCATCAAAACAAAGCGAGATACCCTCAGGCACATGAgaacccacacgggagagaaaccgtTCAAATGCCCCAAGTGCGCCAAAAGGTTTAGTCGGAAGGATAACTTGAGCAATCATCGGAGGAACCACGAGAACAAGAGGCCTTTCAAATGCCCCCAGTGTAAGAAAGGCTTCTTCCGAAGGTGTTCGATGTTGAAACACCAGAGGTCCCACAAATGA